Part of the Oncorhynchus mykiss isolate Arlee chromosome 12, USDA_OmykA_1.1, whole genome shotgun sequence genome, ccgCTGCCTTCAGATCATTGACAAGGTCctcccatgtagttctgggctgattcctcaccgttcatgatcattgcaactccacgaggtgagatcttgcatggagccccaggccgagggagattgacagttcttttgtgtttcttccatttgtaaataatcacaccaactgttgtcaccttctcatcaagctgcttggcgatggtcttgtagcccattccagccttgtgtaggtctacaatcttgtccctgacatccttggagagctctttggtcttggccatggtggagagtttggaatctgattgattgattgcttctgtggctccctttaagagtgtgctcctaatcacAGCTCGTTacttgtataaaagacacctgggagccagagatctttctgattgagagggggtcaaatacttatttcccctcattaaaatgcaaatcaatttataacatttttgacatgagtttttctggatttttttgttctctctctcactgttcaaataaacctaccatttaaaattatagacggatcatttctttgtcagtgggcaaacgtacaaaatctgcaggggatcaaatacttttttccctcactgtaggtagatttaattaaagtgactatgcatagatgacaacagagtggtgtagagaggggagggggaggtcaatgcaaatagtttaggtagccatttgactagatgttcaggagtcttatggtttgggtgtagaagctgtttagaagcctcttggacctagacttggcgctccggtaccgcttgccgtgtggtagcagagagaacagtctatgactagggtgggagGGAGTCTTGACAAttattagggccttcctctgacaccgcctggtatagaggtcctggatggcaggaagcttggacccagcgatgtactgggccgttcgcactaccctctgtagtgccttgcggtcggaggctgagcagttgccataccaggcagtgatgcaacaagtcaggatcctgtcgatggtgcagctgtagcaccttttgaggatctgaggacccgtgccaaatcttttcagtctcctgagggggaatagattttgtcgtgcccgcttcacgaccGTCATGGTGTGCTTTGGCAAGGCATTAtgttggtctgcttaaaacatgttgctaTTCCACACTCggacagggagaagttgaaaatgtcagtgaagacacttgctagttggtcagcgcatgctcgcagtacacgtcctgataatccgtctggccctgcggccttgtgaatgttgacctgtctaaaggtcttactcacatcggctctGGAGAGCATGATCACGCTCAtgtcgtgtcactgggcagctctcggttgtgcttccctttgtagtctgtaatggtttgcaggccctgccacatccgaagagcgtcagagccggtgtagtacaactcaatcttagtcctgtattgatgctttgcctgtttaatggtttgtcagagggcatagcgggatttcttataagcttccgggttagagtcccgctccttgaaagcggcagctctaccctttagctcagtgtggatgctgcctgtaatccatggtttctggttggggtatgtactgtggggacgacgtcatcgatgcacttattgatgaagtcaaTGACAGAtgtagtgtactcctcaatgccattggaggaatcccagtacatattccagtctgtgctagaaaaacagtcctgtagcttagcatctgcttcatctgaccacttttttgttgttgatctagtcacgggtgcttcctgctttaatttttgcttgctAACAGGATTGAGGAgaatggaattatggtcagatttgccaaatggagggcgagggagagctttgtatgtggagtataggtggtctagagttattttccctctggttgcacatttaacatgctggtaaaaaatttggtaaaactgatttaagtttccctgcattaaagtcctcggctactaggagcaccgcctctgggtgagcgttttcttgtttacTTATGGCAGTTtcatgttaactagctagctaacggagTCTAACTACTAACGTTAGTTAAACACAGAAAGCATACTTGCAATTTATTTGGGGTGCCTGATTAATATCAGCTGTGAAGTCCATCATTGTAGCTAATGACTGTTTTGACTCACAGGAAGAGATGTCAGGAGTAAGTGCGGTGAGCTCGGCGTTGCCTGCGGCTACAACCCGTACCACCTCATTCAAGGGCTCCTGCCCCAGCTCGAAGTATGTGAAGCTGAACGTGGGCGGGGCGCTCTACTACACCACCATGCAGACACTCACCAAGCAGGACACCATGCTCAAGGCCATGTTCAGCGGTAGGATGGAGGTTCTCACAGACAGCGAAGGTATTGATGATGACATGGGTTGACTGCACCAAGGGTTTCCCAAACCTTTGTCCACTGCCAAGTCTTGGCACTTCATGTTCCTTCATGCTGCATAGGATACGATTCTCCCAAGCTAGCTGCCCTTGCATGCCTCCCATCATGTCTTCTGAGATGACGCTATATGAAGACGCACAGACtactatctcaaatcaaatcaaaatcaaatcaaatgtatttatatagcccttcgtacatcagctgatatctcaaagtgctgtacagaaacccagcctaaaaccccatcTCCACTCTGTTGTCCCTGCCACTTCTCAATGTAATGAGCCCTGTCCTCTGCTGCAGGCTGGATCCTTATTGACAGGTGTGGGAAGCACTTTGGGACCATTCTGAACTACCTGCGTGATGGTGCTGTACCTCTGCCTGAGATccggagagaggtggaagagctCCTGGCAGAGGCCAAATATTACCTGGTGCAGGGGTTAGCTGACGAGTGCCATGCTGCCTTACAGGTATTGTGTATCACCTTAACATACTGTAAACACTTACCTGTAATTAATCTCTCTcttggtgtctctccttctctgtgtgcttgtgtggcccATCATGCCATCATTGAATTATTTGTGTCCTGTTTTCCTCCATGCGTTCAGAACAAAGATATGTATGAGCCCTTCTGTAAAGTGCCCTTGGTCACTTCATCAAAGGAAGAACAGAGACTCATATCTACCTCCAACAAGGTTAAAAGAAAAATCACAATTTACATGTATGATTAGACAGACATGTCACAATATTGTATTCTGTTTGTTTCTCAACACTGACTGCCTCTGTGTCTTTTAATTTTGTATTACAGCCCACAGTCAAGCTGTTATACAACAGGAGCAACAACAAGTACTCTTACACCAGGCAAGCTAAACATTGCATATGATTGTGGGGAAAATACTTATAATGAGCACATCACTGTGTTTCTTAAATGTATGTGTGAAGGGGATTGTATCAATTATTTAACTtgtatagcacttttcattacagAAAATAATATCAAAGTGCATAAAAAGTGAAACAAATCAACTTAAATTGATGGAGATTAAATGTTTCTATTTGGCTTTGGCTAAATGGCTGGGAGTTGAGGTACTTTGGATTGGAAAGACAGTGTAGCTCCAGCGGAGGGAGCGTCAATGTTTCTCACTGGCTGTACCAAAGACAGTCTGACAAACGGGCCCGGAGCTCTTCATCAGTGCACCACATTTGCTTCTCCGACGGTCAGATTTTTACCACCAGTAAGCCAACCAACATTATCACCACCAGTAACTATACCAGCCAACCAACATTATCACCACCAGTAACTATACCAGCCAACCAACATTATCACCACCAGTAACTATACCAGCCAACCAACATTATCACCACCAGTAACTATACCAGCCAACCAACATTATCAGTATCCTCCATAGGACCCGGTCCTCCATTGAGGAACAtgtagcacccacctgggtgatgcaACAGCTGCTGAAAAGAGCACGAAAAGCCACCACATCTTGGCAGTGGTTAAGAACAGTCCCTGAGCCTCTTCTGCCATCTCTAGACACAGCATGCGGTACTTGTTGTAATTCTTCCCAACAGATGAAACAGTTAAGCCGGGCCGCATTATATGAATCCAAACAGCTAATGAAGTTAAACTTTTCATCCCAATTCTGAAAATCAGAGTCAAGACCACGAGATGTAAGTGATCAACCCCCAGAGCAGTCGTGTATAGCGATTTAAACCGATTGACAACCATACATTAACATCTGGTGTCATTACCTTTTCACAGCAACTCCGATGACAACATGCTGAAAAACATAGAGCTGTTTGACAAGCTCTCTCTGCGGTTCAACGGCCGTGTGCTCTTCATCAAGGACGTGATCGGGGATGAGATCTGCTGCTGGTCATTCTATGGGCAGGGCCGTAAGATCGCTGAGGTGTGCTGTACCTCCATAGTCTACGCCACAGAGAAGAAGCAAACCAAGGTAATTGGTTTCCCACAGCAAGAACACAGAAAATGTATGATATGAATGTTGCTTGCTCTGGCAAAAGCATAGACTAGTCTCCTGTCAGTGAGAAACCTTGTATTTGTACCTAGTGTGGTCGAAGCAGTATAGTCTTTCCTCAGGTGGAGTTCCCAGAGGCTCGTATCTATGAGGAGACACTCAACATCCTGCTGTATGAGTCTCAGGACGGGCGTGGTCCAGACAACGCTCTACTGGAGGCTACAGGGGGCGCTGCAGGCCGATCCCATCACCTGGATGAGGACGAGGAACGGGAACTCATCGAGAGGGTGCGACGCATTCACATCAAACGCCCTGATGACCGCACCCACCACCACCAGTAACTATACCAGCCAACCAACATTATCACCACCACTAACTATACCAGCCAACCAACATTATCGCCACAACTAACTATACCAGCCAACCAACATTATCGCCACCAGTAAGCCAACCAACATTATCACCACCTCTAACTATACCAGCCAACCAACATTATCACCACCAGTAAGCCAACCAACATTGTCAGTATCTGCAGTGACTTACCCATCACTGACAGAGAACAAGTGCAATCACACAATACCCACAAGTAATCTCATATCCTTGACATTGACCACAAGTGACCTCTGTGCTTCTGCATCACAGCCACTTATGAACTTATGCCAGTCTCTAATcatgattataaactgggtggttcgagccctgaatgctgattggctgacagccgtggtatatcaaaccgtataccacgggtatgacaaaacatttatttttactctaattacgttggcaaccagtttataatagcaataaagcacatcaggggtttgtggtatatggccatataccacaccccctcatgccttattgcttaagtagaGCATGGTTTGGGTGTTAGTTTGTGTGTTGTCCCAAATGGCTGTATCAGTGTTTTCTAAACCCTCCATAAGAGCTGTTCTTTTTATCAGTGGTCAAAGAAGACTTATTTGACCCCCTGTATTTCCAAATGTTTTGTATGTCTCATCTTTGTATGAATGTTGACATGTCCAGTAGGAGATCTGGTGCCTTAAATCTGTGGTCTTGTGCCTTAAGTCAACATTGCTTGGAAGTTCATGTATTGTCACAGAGTAGCTAGTTCAGGTCAATTGTATTTCAGTGATTATAGTAATACACTGTGTAACAATACCTTTTCCTACCACTTCAGTTTAGAGATGTTTTGTGAGAGAGAAAAGAAACCTGCACGCTGCTCTTGGTAGTGTGACTGTTCTTTATTAATCTTTATGTATTGTCCTCAAGGCCCtttgtcagagcttttgtgagtttTTAATTTGCACCCTTATGTAGACAGTGCTCCACCCACAGCCGTTCAATGCATtgactggggttggagtgaaggACAAATATATTCATTCGCTTGAATTGGTGATATGCAAACTGTATCTAGAGGCAAAATAAATGTacctatttagacgaggtgctggctagcagagtagaacattGTCTGTCCAAACGTTGGATATtaggttattaaattattgcatctgagctcctagagtgtgcggctctcctttaatTTTTCAAATATGCAAACTGCATTTTATCATGTTTTAGAAATTTGGTTCTTCTATTTTCTGTATGTTCTCATTTCATCCAGCAGAGGGTGTTGTGTACAAAGACACTGAAAGTGTGCTAAGTTGTTGAAGTtacccctagatgctgatcttgggtcagttttgttTTTCCCCCACTAATGGATAAGGGTTGGGAAGCTGACCCTAGATATTTGCCTAGGGGAACTTTACCCCAGAGCAATATGTTACAACCCACCCCTGAATTGTAAGTGGTGTGAATACACCCACCTTTTTATACTGTAGTCATGGATTAATGATTTTTTTTGGCATCCTAAAGAACCTTTTGAGATGCTGGATGTGTAATTAAATGGATGTTATTGCTTCCTGTTGCAAAAATTATTTGAGGGCGACGTTACAACACAACTTGTTTGGAAGACCGATGGCAAGAGATTAAACCAAGCACATCCAGACAGCAAATAATGTCACAATTTAACACAATTTTACCTGGGAAAGGATTGTCTTTTGCACTGTATTTAACATTTCTTACAATAAAGATTTTTATGAATACATTAGTTGGTTTTAATGTAAATATGGTACAGCATCTTTGTGAGAAAGTATACAAATGATGACACAGCCTATTGCTTCAAAATCAATTTTGGACTATTTTAGCCATATTGTTTATCTCTACAAAATGTAGTGAAAATATCCCAAAAAACGAACCATATTTTACAAATGAGCCCTAATACAGTAATCACAACTGAGCCCATGTAGGTGATGTGTAGCTTAATAACAGGTGAAGTTTTTGACAGAGTCGAACACCCGTAATTCCTTTGGGATTTTCTCCCCAGTATGAACCATTTGTTGAGATTTCAGTTAATGTGAAGGGATTGTGAAATGGTCTTGGAGTTTTGGTAATATGCCAAACCCTTCTCATTTATGATATAAGTCCCAAGATGCCTCAAACCTTGTAGAATCAGATTATTTTCCCAGTCCGTTACTTTGATAAGTGCAAGGGATCCAGTTCAATGTTTAATCATTGGACAGGACTTTGAGTTGATTCCTGAGTAAATATAAGAGAAGTGTTCATGTCGTAGCCTACTGTTTACCAATAGTTTACAAAACATATTTGTTAATTTGAGAATTGAATGGCCACACAGTCTTTCAGTTTCATACTCGCCTCCGTCAGATGGCCATTCTTTGCTCTGTAAATCATTGGTCTCCTGGCCACTCTCGAAGTCAACAATCCCCTCTCTGCCAGGCTGGATGTCAAACTTAACACTGCAAACGACCACAACATTAAATAACATTACCTACAATTTTGGCAACAATTAGCATTTTCTTTAGACTACAGTAGTATTGAGTTGAACACTGGTCTTACCTGACCTGGACTACTTTAATACAGTGCTTTTTGTTGACCAGCAGACAACTTGGTCAAGGCCTCAAACAGGTAGCAAGCCATTCCTGTTGTATTTCACCACAGGAACACTGTACTGTGGGAAGGTATGGAGTTTACTTTAATTTGACcttaaggtaaaaaataaaaaaaagtttaactTTAACATAGCTTACTTAACTCCATTTGTTTACCTTGATGCGTTCTTGCCAAATCATCTGATAGGCTTTTATGTGGATGTCTTCCTCACCTGACCAGAAAAGGCAACTGGTCAAACATGCTGGTCATTGTCACCATGGCTGTCTGTAAGAGGCGCACAATTGGGCACATAATTCATCAGCACAAGGTCTCCGCCTCACTTATCCTGGTGTCCACAAATGGTTTACACACATTGTGAGGGTAAGTTCTCCTTTCTTCCTTTGAATAGGGAACTGGTTAATCCCTTGATTTGTAACTGGAAATGGGGTAAGCAAACAACTGAGATGTATAGTGTGATTGAGGTGAGCCCTATAGTCAAATAGGGTACACATCTGCATTAAATGCCTTGTAGGGTAGGCTTACCTGTGATTCCTTGCACGTACTTCCGTAAAATGTGCTGGGTGTAGAGTTTCCTCGACATCTGTGAGGCCTACAAGTACAAATGTATGTAATGGGTGTACAGTATACTCattacagaggaggctggtgggagaaattataggaggacgggctcattgtaatggctggaaaataaatggaacGGACgtgttttccatgtgtttgatatcgttccatttattccattacaatgagcccatcctcctatagctcctcacaCCATCCTCCTCTGACTCATACCATGACACACAGTTGTGTAAAATAAGTTTAGAGAAAGTATTAAAGCACAGTCAATTCCTTATTGAGACTCACTTCCTGCATAATGGGGGGAGGGGTTACCCAGTGTTCTTATCCAGAACTGTTTTGGGTAGATTCTCCTTGAGCTGTGTGAGGTAGGT contains:
- the LOC110537183 gene encoding BTB/POZ domain-containing adapter for CUL3-mediated RhoA degradation protein 3 isoform X1 is translated as MFLVKEIEEEMSGVSAVSSALPAATTRTTSFKGSCPSSKYVKLNVGGALYYTTMQTLTKQDTMLKAMFSGWILIDRCGKHFGTILNYLRDGAVPLPEIRREVEELLAEAKYYLVQGLADECHAALQNKDMYEPFCKVPLVTSSKEEQRLISTSNKPTVKLLYNRSNNKYSYTSNSDDNMLKNIELFDKLSLRFNGRVLFIKDVIGDEICCWSFYGQGRKIAEVCCTSIVYATEKKQTKVEFPEARIYEETLNILLYESQDGRGPDNALLEATGGAAGRSHHLDEDEERELIERVRRIHIKRPDDRTHHHQ
- the LOC110537183 gene encoding BTB/POZ domain-containing adapter for CUL3-mediated RhoA degradation protein 3 isoform X2; this encodes MFLVKEIEEEMSGVSAVSSALPAATTRTTSFKGSCPSSKYVKLNVGGALYYTTMQTLTKQDTMLKAMFSGRMEVLTDSEGWILIDRCGKHFGTILNYLRDGAVPLPEIRREVEELLAEAKYYLVQGLADECHAALQNKDMYEPFCKVPLVTSSKEEQRLISTSNKPTVKLLYNRSNNKYSYTSNSDDNMLKNIELFDKLSLRFNGRVLFIKDVIGDEICCWSFYGQGRKIAEVCCTSIVYATEKKQTKVEFPEARIYEETLNILLYESQDGRGPDNALLEATGGAAGRSHHLDEDEERELIERVRRIHIKRPDDRTHHHQ
- the LOC110537183 gene encoding BTB/POZ domain-containing adapter for CUL3-mediated RhoA degradation protein 3 isoform X3, with the protein product MEEMSGVSAVSSALPAATTRTTSFKGSCPSSKYVKLNVGGALYYTTMQTLTKQDTMLKAMFSGRMEVLTDSEGWILIDRCGKHFGTILNYLRDGAVPLPEIRREVEELLAEAKYYLVQGLADECHAALQNKDMYEPFCKVPLVTSSKEEQRLISTSNKPTVKLLYNRSNNKYSYTSNSDDNMLKNIELFDKLSLRFNGRVLFIKDVIGDEICCWSFYGQGRKIAEVCCTSIVYATEKKQTKVEFPEARIYEETLNILLYESQDGRGPDNALLEATGGAAGRSHHLDEDEERELIERVRRIHIKRPDDRTHHHQ
- the LOC110537183 gene encoding BTB/POZ domain-containing adapter for CUL3-mediated RhoA degradation protein 3 isoform X4 → MSGVSAVSSALPAATTRTTSFKGSCPSSKYVKLNVGGALYYTTMQTLTKQDTMLKAMFSGRMEVLTDSEGWILIDRCGKHFGTILNYLRDGAVPLPEIRREVEELLAEAKYYLVQGLADECHAALQNKDMYEPFCKVPLVTSSKEEQRLISTSNKPTVKLLYNRSNNKYSYTSNSDDNMLKNIELFDKLSLRFNGRVLFIKDVIGDEICCWSFYGQGRKIAEVCCTSIVYATEKKQTKVEFPEARIYEETLNILLYESQDGRGPDNALLEATGGAAGRSHHLDEDEERELIERVRRIHIKRPDDRTHHHQ